Within Xanthomonas oryzae pv. oryzae, the genomic segment ACCAGGCCGCGGGTCACATCGATAAAATCGTTGAAGGTGTTCTTCTTATGCAGCAGCTTGCCGTCGTCGTACCACTGACGGCCCATTTCCTGGCCGCCGCGGATATGCGCGATGGCATACACCACGCCGCGGTCCAGCAGACTGATCACCGGCAGATTGAATACCGGGTCCATCGACATGCCGTAGCTGCCATACGCGTACTGGAACAACGCTGCGCTGCCGTCCTTCTTGAAGCCTTTTTTATAGACCAGCGACACCGGCACCTTGACACCGTCGCGCGCGGTCACCCACACGCGTTCGGTCACATACTTGCTGGCGTCGTAGCCGATCACCGGTTGCTGCTTGAGCAACTTGCGCTCGCCGGTCTGCGTGTTGAGCTCGTAGGTGGTCGCCGGCGTGGTCAGCGAGGTGTAGCTGTAGCGCAACCAGGGGGTGTCGGGTTCGGAGTTGACCGACAACCCCATCGAATACGCTGGTTCGTCGGCCTTGACGTATTGCGGCTCCCCCGCAAGAGCCCGCACGTCCATGTGCGGACTGTTGAATTGCAGGCGCACGCGCTCCAATCCGCCGGAACGTTCCTCGATGGCGGTGAACCCATCGAACAACTCGAAGTTTTCGATGTAGACGCTGTCGTCGTGCGCCACCCAATCGGTCCACTGCTTGCGCGTGGTCGCATCGGTCGGCGCGGTGACCAGCTTGAAGTTCCTGGCGTCATCGGCATTGGTGCGGATCACCCAGCGGCCATCGAAATGCTCGGCGTGGTATTCCACATCGCGCTCGCGCTTGGCCAGCACCTTGAAGGTGTCCGGCTTGGCAGCCAGCGCATAGCGCGTTTCCGAAGACACCGTGCTTTCTACACCAATAGTGATGTACTTGTCGTCGCGGGTGCGGCCGATGCTCATGTAGAAGCTGTCGTCTTTCTCTTCATACACCAGCACATCGTCCTTGGAAGAGGTCCCCAGCACGTGCTTTTTCACGCGCACGGTGAGCAGCGTTTCCGGGTCGTTTTCGACGTAGAACAGCGTCTTGTTGTCGTCGGCCCAGACCACATTGGGCGACACGCCTTCCACGGTGTCCGGATAGCGTTCGCCGGTGTCCAGATTCTTGAAACGGATGGTGTATTGACGGCGGCCGACGGCATCGTCGACCCAGGCCAGGATGCGGTTGTCCTGGCTCACTTTGGCATCGCCGACGCTGAAATAGCCCTTGCCTTCCGCCAACTGGTTCACATCGAGCAGGATCTCTTCCGGCGCGTCCATGCTGCCCTTGCGGCGCGCCTGGATCGGATAGTCCTTGCCGGTTTCGAACCGGGTGTAATACCAGTAGCCGCGCTCGCGATATGGCACGCTGGCGTCGTCCTGCTTGATGCGCCCGACGATCTCGGTATACAGCGTCTCTTCCAACGGCTTCAACGGCGCCATCACCTTGTCGGCGTAGGCATTCTCGGCGTTGAGATAGGCCAGCATCGCCTTGTCTTCGCGCTTGTCGTCGCGCAACCAGTAATAGTCGTCGTTGCGGGTCGCGCCGAACGGCGCCTTGACCACATGCGGGTGCTTGGCGACGCCTGGTGGCGAAGGAGGGGCGGCGAAGGCGGGAGATATGGTCATCAGGCTGGCGATCAGAAGAGTGAGGGCGTGCTTCATCAGATTGGGGTCCGTCGGATGAACGCAATGCCATCCCAGCACTTGAGTGTGGAAGAGCCCGTTACCGGGCGTCATGTGTCCTAGGTCATGTGTCCTAGGTCATGGTGGTTTATCATCGAAACGATGGATTCCAGACTTCCGTACGCAGGCGGCTACAGCCGCCGCAGCCAGGACATCGCCCCGTTTCACGTGATGTCGTTGCTTGCTCGCGCCAATGCGCTGGAGCAAGCCGGCCACGATGTGATCCACCTGGAAATCGGCGAGCCCGATTTCACCACCGCAGCGCCGATTGTCGCTGCCGGCCAGGCGGCACTGGCGGCCGGCCACACCCGCTACACCGCCGCACGCGGGCTGCCGGCACTACGCGAGGCGATTGCCGGTTTCTATGCGCAGCGCTACGCATGCAACGTGGATCCGGAGCGGATTCTGATCACACCAGGCGGTTCCGGCGCGTTACTGCTGGCCAGCAGCCTGTTGGTAGATCCGGGCAAGCATTGGCTACTCGCCGACCCGGGTTACCCCTGCAACCGGCACTTTCTGCGTCTGGTCGAAGGCGCCGCGCAGCTGGTGCCGGTCGGCGCGGACACCGACTATCAGTTGACCCCAGCGCTGGTGGAGACCTGCTGGAACAGCGACAGCGTCGGCGCCTTGGTGGCCTCGCCGGCAAACCCAACCGGCAGCGTGCTCTCTCGCTCGCAGTTGGCTGCGCTCTCGCAGACGCTCCATGCCCGTGGCGGCCATTTGGTGGTGGACGAGATCTACCACGGCCTGACCTACGGCCTGGACGCGCACAGCGTGCTGGAAGTGGACGACAGCGCGTTCCTCTTGAGCAGTTTTTCCAAGTACTTCGGCATGACCGGCTGGCGCCTGGGCTGGCTGATCGCACCGCCCGATGCGGTGCCGGAACTGGAAAAGCTCGCGCAGAATCTGTACATCAGCGCCTCGACGATTGCCCAGCATGCCGCGCTGGCCTGCTTCACGCCCGAGAGCATTGCCATTTTCGAAGCACGCCGTGCCGAGTTCCAGCAGCGTCGCGATTATCTGCTGCCGGCGTTGCGCGCACTGGGTTTCGATATCGCGGTCGAACCACAAGGCGCGTTTTATCTGTATGCCAACATCAGCGGGTTTTCAAATGATGCGCAAGCGTTCTGCGCGCACTTCCTGGAGACCGAACATGTTGCGTTTACGCCCGGCATCGACTTCGGCCACTCCCGCGCCAATCAGCATGTCCGCATCGCCTACACGCAGAGCCTGCCGCGACTGCAACAGGCGGTAACGCGGATTGCGCGTGGGTTGTCGCGATTGTAGGTCTTCATTGCGTAGCCGCAACGCACCCCTGCCATGGTCGTGGCCGGAGCACGGTATCGCTCACCTGAAAGATCGCGCGCGAAATCCTTTAACTACGCCAGTCGGGCCGCTGCACGCGTTCCAAGCGATAGAACCGATCGATAGCACGTATCGTGCGCAATGCGATCTTCGGCAAGCCAACGGCATCGACTAACAGCGATAGTTCTTTTTGTTTACG encodes:
- a CDS encoding S9 family peptidase, producing MKHALTLLIASLMTISPAFAAPPSPPGVAKHPHVVKAPFGATRNDDYYWLRDDKREDKAMLAYLNAENAYADKVMAPLKPLEETLYTEIVGRIKQDDASVPYRERGYWYYTRFETGKDYPIQARRKGSMDAPEEILLDVNQLAEGKGYFSVGDAKVSQDNRILAWVDDAVGRRQYTIRFKNLDTGERYPDTVEGVSPNVVWADDNKTLFYVENDPETLLTVRVKKHVLGTSSKDDVLVYEEKDDSFYMSIGRTRDDKYITIGVESTVSSETRYALAAKPDTFKVLAKRERDVEYHAEHFDGRWVIRTNADDARNFKLVTAPTDATTRKQWTDWVAHDDSVYIENFELFDGFTAIEERSGGLERVRLQFNSPHMDVRALAGEPQYVKADEPAYSMGLSVNSEPDTPWLRYSYTSLTTPATTYELNTQTGERKLLKQQPVIGYDASKYVTERVWVTARDGVKVPVSLVYKKGFKKDGSAALFQYAYGSYGMSMDPVFNLPVISLLDRGVVYAIAHIRGGQEMGRQWYDDGKLLHKKNTFNDFIDVTRGLVAQGYAAKDRVAASGGSAGGLLMGAVANMAPQDYRVMVAQVPFVDVVTTMLDASIPLTTNEYDEWGNPETKDYYDYMLSYSPYDNVRKQAYPALFVGTGLWDSQVQYWEPAKWVAKLRDDNTGTQPIVFRTNMEAGHGGKSGRFRRYRELAESYAFVLDQLGVK
- a CDS encoding pyridoxal phosphate-dependent aminotransferase, which codes for MDSRLPYAGGYSRRSQDIAPFHVMSLLARANALEQAGHDVIHLEIGEPDFTTAAPIVAAGQAALAAGHTRYTAARGLPALREAIAGFYAQRYACNVDPERILITPGGSGALLLASSLLVDPGKHWLLADPGYPCNRHFLRLVEGAAQLVPVGADTDYQLTPALVETCWNSDSVGALVASPANPTGSVLSRSQLAALSQTLHARGGHLVVDEIYHGLTYGLDAHSVLEVDDSAFLLSSFSKYFGMTGWRLGWLIAPPDAVPELEKLAQNLYISASTIAQHAALACFTPESIAIFEARRAEFQQRRDYLLPALRALGFDIAVEPQGAFYLYANISGFSNDAQAFCAHFLETEHVAFTPGIDFGHSRANQHVRIAYTQSLPRLQQAVTRIARGLSRL